The proteins below are encoded in one region of Vicinamibacterales bacterium:
- a CDS encoding ECF-type sigma factor has protein sequence MNARPSRTDVTRLLERVSGGDRAAVAALVDAVYGELRNLAGSHLGRERRGHTLSATALVHEAWLRLADQRQPWQGRAHFFGAASHAMRRILIDYARAKTAGKRKGERVSLTAVEDELTSTPSFEELLTIDTALENLAQVNDRLVRVVECRYFGGLTIPETADALGVSHTTVSEDWRFARAWLQRALGDAQARAPHPPDL, from the coding sequence ATGAACGCCCGTCCTTCCCGCACCGACGTGACGCGGCTGCTCGAGCGCGTGAGCGGCGGCGACCGCGCCGCGGTCGCCGCGCTGGTCGACGCGGTGTACGGCGAGCTTCGGAACCTCGCCGGCTCGCATCTCGGGCGCGAGCGCCGCGGCCACACGCTGAGCGCGACGGCGCTCGTGCACGAGGCGTGGCTCCGGCTCGCCGATCAGCGGCAGCCGTGGCAGGGGCGCGCGCACTTCTTCGGCGCCGCGTCGCACGCGATGCGCCGGATCCTGATCGATTACGCGCGGGCGAAGACCGCGGGCAAGCGGAAAGGAGAGCGCGTCAGTCTGACCGCAGTCGAGGACGAGCTGACGTCGACGCCATCGTTCGAGGAGCTGCTGACGATCGACACTGCCCTCGAGAACCTGGCGCAGGTGAACGATCGCCTGGTCCGGGTGGTCGAATGCCGCTACTTCGGCGGACTGACGATCCCCGAGACGGCCGACGCGCTCGGGGTGTCGCATACGACGGTTTCCGAGGACTGGCGCTTCGCACGGGCGTGGCTGCAGCGCGCGCTCGGCGACGCGCAGGCCCGGGCACCTCAC
- a CDS encoding MarC family protein codes for MNAQNIVLFTTTLLAILNPISSSVLFAAMAGKFTTDIQRRMANQSAFAVLCVLLVCAWTGRFLLQILGISVPMLQAAGGLILLLYGIRMVTVDELKLTAAEQESALEVPEEHWKTLAVVPLAIPGTVGAGTITTVVVQATTFGSARDLAIITVICAAAALIMWIAFRSSGPIARRLGPIGMNIVTRVMGILVSATAFGLLGRGIGGLLPGLAR; via the coding sequence ATGAACGCCCAGAACATCGTCCTCTTCACGACGACGCTCCTGGCGATCCTCAATCCGATCAGCTCGTCGGTGCTGTTTGCGGCGATGGCGGGGAAGTTCACGACGGACATCCAGCGGCGGATGGCGAACCAGAGCGCGTTCGCCGTGCTGTGCGTGCTGCTCGTCTGTGCCTGGACCGGCCGCTTCCTGCTGCAGATCCTCGGCATCAGCGTGCCGATGCTCCAGGCGGCGGGCGGGCTGATCCTGCTTCTCTACGGCATCCGCATGGTGACGGTGGACGAGCTGAAGCTGACCGCCGCGGAGCAGGAATCGGCGCTCGAAGTGCCGGAAGAACACTGGAAGACGCTTGCCGTGGTGCCGCTGGCGATTCCCGGGACCGTCGGCGCCGGGACCATCACCACCGTCGTCGTGCAGGCGACGACGTTCGGGAGCGCGCGGGACCTGGCGATCATCACCGTCATCTGTGCGGCGGCGGCGCTCATCATGTGGATCGCGTTTCGATCCTCGGGGCCGATCGCCCGGCGCCTGGGGCCGATCGGCATGAACATCGTGACGCGGGTGATGGGGATCCTGGTCAGCGCGACGGCGTTCGGGCTGCTGGGCCGCGGCATCGGCGGTCTGCTGCCGGGACTGGCGCGCTAG
- a CDS encoding nucleotidyltransferase family protein, translating to MIPAIVLAAGASSRMGRAKALLPIGDRTFVRTILESLREGGVTEAVVVIRQGDTAIEAEVAAAGFGRAVVNPRAADGQLTSLVAGLDAVDGPDVSAALVTLVDVPLVTARTIRGLCTRAAASAAAVIRAVHHGRHGHPVIVKRELFAALRAADPAVGAKPILRAAAIEDVEVDDPGVIEDVDTPADYARVIAP from the coding sequence ATGATACCGGCGATCGTGCTGGCGGCCGGCGCGTCGAGCCGCATGGGCCGCGCGAAAGCACTACTCCCGATAGGAGACCGGACCTTCGTGCGCACGATCCTGGAGAGCCTGCGCGAGGGCGGCGTCACCGAGGCGGTCGTGGTGATCCGCCAGGGCGACACTGCCATCGAAGCGGAGGTCGCGGCGGCCGGTTTCGGGCGGGCCGTCGTGAACCCTCGGGCCGCCGACGGGCAACTGACCTCGCTGGTCGCGGGACTCGATGCGGTGGATGGACCAGACGTGTCCGCGGCGCTCGTCACGCTCGTCGACGTGCCGCTCGTCACTGCCCGGACGATCCGCGGGCTCTGCACGCGCGCCGCAGCCTCGGCCGCCGCCGTCATCCGCGCCGTTCACCACGGCCGGCACGGTCATCCGGTGATCGTCAAGCGCGAGCTGTTCGCGGCGCTGCGTGCCGCCGATCCGGCGGTCGGAGCCAAGCCGATCCTGCGCGCCGCGGCGATCGAGGACGTCGAGGTGGACGATCCCGGCGTCATCGAAGACGTGGACACGCCGGCCGACTACGCGAGAGTCATCGCGCCATGA